A single genomic interval of Megalobrama amblycephala isolate DHTTF-2021 linkage group LG15, ASM1881202v1, whole genome shotgun sequence harbors:
- the LOC125247476 gene encoding hereditary hemochromatosis protein homolog isoform X1: protein MRRSNHLRPINNTESHVVYQVMNLCEQRDNKPTQMIMKAAFRGSTTDELRFLDGKFTYQNSLNYTAQEIKPYLELAMWRLETVYYPACIETLQNCLKKRGTQVKRKVKPRVRLIQKANSDSGGFRVSCLATGFYPRHINLTLFRDGQPVSDHEITGGDLLPNGDGTYQMRKSLEISADEHKYTCSATHLSLDNKLDVTLEYDHGEPFKSVIPSVLTVLLALMIVFGAAAFIWKRRRADSLKNGYSSPSTSEESVETK from the exons ATGAGAAGATCAAATCATCTGAGACCCATCAACAATACAGAAA GTCATGTAGTTTATCAGGTGATGAATCTTTGTGAACAGAGAGACAATAAACCTACACAAATGATCATGAAAGCTGCTTTTAGAGGCTCTACAACTGACGAACTGCGTTTTCTTGATGGGAAATTCACATATCAGAACTCACTCAATTATACGGCACAAGAAATAAAACCTTATCTAGAACTGGCCATGTGGCGTCTTGAGACGGTATACTACCCAGCCTGCATAGAAACCCTGCAGAATTGCCTTAAAAAGAGAGGAACTCAAGTAAAAAGAAAAG TGAAACCGCGAGTCAGACTCATTCAGAAAGCAAACTCAGATTCTGGAGGGTTTCGTGTGAGTTGTTTGGCGACAGGATTTTACCCTCGTCACATCAACCTGACCCTGTTCAGAGATGGACAGCCTGTATCTGATCATGAGATCACTGGAGGAGATCTGCTGCCCAATGGTGACGGGACGTACCAGATGAGGAAGAGTCTGGAGATCAGTGCAGACGAACACAAATACACCTGCTCTGCCACACACCTCAGTCTGGACAACAAACTGGACGTCACTTTGG AGTATGATCATGGAGAACCATTTAAATCAGTGATTCCTTCAGTTCTGACGGTTCTTTTGGCTCTGATGATTGTATTTGGAGCTGCAGCTTTTATATGGAAAAGACGACGTGCAG ACTCCTTAAAAAATGGTTATTCTTCTCCTTCAA CATCTGAAGAATCTgtggaaacaaaataa
- the LOC125247476 gene encoding hereditary hemochromatosis protein homolog isoform X2, which yields MRRSNHLRPINNTESHVVYQVMNLCEQRDNKPTQMIMKAAFRGSTTDELRFLDGKFTYQNSLNYTAQEIKPYLELAMWRLETVYYPACIETLQNCLKKRGTQVKRKVKPRVRLIQKANSDSGGFRVSCLATGFYPRHINLTLFRDGQPVSDHEITGGDLLPNGDGTYQMRKSLEISADEHKYTCSATHLSLDNKLDVTLEYDHGEPFKSVIPSVLTVLLALMIVFGAAAFIWKRRRADSLKNGYSSPSNVCAKIPPS from the exons ATGAGAAGATCAAATCATCTGAGACCCATCAACAATACAGAAA GTCATGTAGTTTATCAGGTGATGAATCTTTGTGAACAGAGAGACAATAAACCTACACAAATGATCATGAAAGCTGCTTTTAGAGGCTCTACAACTGACGAACTGCGTTTTCTTGATGGGAAATTCACATATCAGAACTCACTCAATTATACGGCACAAGAAATAAAACCTTATCTAGAACTGGCCATGTGGCGTCTTGAGACGGTATACTACCCAGCCTGCATAGAAACCCTGCAGAATTGCCTTAAAAAGAGAGGAACTCAAGTAAAAAGAAAAG TGAAACCGCGAGTCAGACTCATTCAGAAAGCAAACTCAGATTCTGGAGGGTTTCGTGTGAGTTGTTTGGCGACAGGATTTTACCCTCGTCACATCAACCTGACCCTGTTCAGAGATGGACAGCCTGTATCTGATCATGAGATCACTGGAGGAGATCTGCTGCCCAATGGTGACGGGACGTACCAGATGAGGAAGAGTCTGGAGATCAGTGCAGACGAACACAAATACACCTGCTCTGCCACACACCTCAGTCTGGACAACAAACTGGACGTCACTTTGG AGTATGATCATGGAGAACCATTTAAATCAGTGATTCCTTCAGTTCTGACGGTTCTTTTGGCTCTGATGATTGTATTTGGAGCTGCAGCTTTTATATGGAAAAGACGACGTGCAG ACTCCTTAAAAAATGGTTATTCTTCTCCTTCAA ATGTTTGTGCTAAAATACCACCGAGTTAG
- the LOC125247504 gene encoding olfactomedin-4-like: MSQSNVFILIIIHLSFSQSARGKECVCDLKNVDPPFPKNELTEVETTALQCIKTITLEKMTELDRLVLGLQQRIKQLEDNVVMLEKEDNRNIYGAVSLRIIELEISEIQDLVDKLNRTTQNYQHLSVQTADQLSAMNDSMVKLEKFDKMQTIKKYREIQIKKKLEECKKELKTTAPPPTVSSDRCGLGRMVSVSGPKTYSLTVYGTSYPYGAWGRDAKPAPGEEKKYWLVVLSSSNVYGHYVRQYNTLSTLLVGIGPSDTYISSSNPTTNTIQGPNMVMYGNALYYNCYNTYSVCQFNMKTRAVSTVALPKDAGYNNKFPFAHLGTTYSYTDMDFATDESSVYVIYASTSNFGNVVISKVETSNPPALNQTWSTSLYKKTVTNTFMVCGVLYATRYLDKEREEIFYSYDTKTNEERYDLRIHIKKMQTNIEFLNYDPRDHLLYVYSDAYILTYELIFQ; encoded by the exons ATGAGTCAGTCTAATGTATTCATTTTGATTATCATTCATCTAAGTTTCTCTCag TCAGCGAGAGGgaaagaatgtgtgtgtgatctAAAAAATGTAGACCCTCCTTTTCCTAAGAATGAACTAACGGAAGTAGAGACCACTGCTTTACAATGCATCAAGACCATCACTTTggaaaag ATGACAGAATTAGACAGGCTTGTGCTGGGTCTACAACAACGCATCAAGCAACTAGAGGACAACGTGGTCATGCTAGAAAAGGAGGATAACAGGAATATTTATGGGGCCGTGTCTCTGCGCATCATTGAGTTAGAGATTTCCGAGATTCAGGACCTCGTCGACAAACTCAACAGGACCACCCAAAATTACCAGCATCTCAGTGTACAGACTGCAGATCAG CTTTCAGCTATGAATGACTCAATGGTGAAGTTGGAGAAGTTTGATAAAATGCAAACGATTAAAAAATATAGAGAGATCCAGATCAAGAAGAAATTGGAAGAGTGCAAAAAAGAGCTCAAGACTACAGCACCTCCTCCAACAGTTTCCTCAG ATCGCTGTGGTCTGGGCCGTATGGTCAGTGTATCAGGACCTAAAACGTATTCCCTAACGGTATATGGCACCTCCTATCCTTACGGTGCTTGGGGTCGAGATGCAAAGCCGGCTCCAGGAGAGGAGAAAAAGTACTGGCTGGTGGTGTTGTCAAGTAGTAATGTGTATGGCCACTATGTCCGCCAGTACAATACATTGAGTACTCTTTTAGTAGGTATAGGACCATCAGATACATATATATCAAGCTCCAACCCCACAACAAACACAATTCAGGGGCCAAACATGGTCATGTACGGCAATGCGCTCTACTATAACTGTTACAACACATACTCTGTCTGTCAGTTCAACATGAAGACTCGTGCTGTCAGTACTGTGGCTTTACCTAAAGATGCAGGTTACAACAACAAGTTTCCTTTCGCACATCTCGGCACCACATACAGTTATACAGATATGGATTTTGCCACAGATGAATCAAGCGTCTATGTTATATACGCGTCCACAAGCAACTTTGGAAATGTGGTTATCAGTAAAGTTGAGACTAGCAACCCGCCTGCTTTGAACCAAACATGGTCCACTTCTCTTTACAAAAAGACCGTCACAAACACCTTCATGGTGTGTGGTGTGCTTTATGCTACTCGTTACCTGGATAAAGAAAGAGAAGAGATTTTTTACTCTTATGATACCAAAACCAATGAAGAGCGATATGATTTGAGAATTCACATTAAGAAGATGCAGACTAATATTGAGTTTCTAAACTATGACCCCAGAGATCATCTGCTGTATGTCTACAGTGATGCCTACATTCTAACTTATGAGCTCATCTTTCAGTAA